The DNA segment GCGACACCGATCCGTGCCTGGCGCGAACACCTGAAGCTGACTCAGGAAGAAGCGGCGAAACGTCTGGGAATTTCCCAGCCGGCGTTCGCTCAACAGGAAACGGTAGCGAAGCCACGCAAGGCAACCCGCGAGAAAATTGCCGCAGCGTTCGGCATCACCGCCAATCAGCTCGAGTTGTAGGCTGCCCTCTTCATTCAAAGGAATTCCCATGAACATCTGCGGCATCGAAATCAAAGGCAGCGAAGCGATCATCGCCGTGGCCTCCCTTGACGGGGCAACGCTGAGCCATGTGGCGCTCAACACCAAGAAAATCGCCCTCGACGATGATGACGAGGCGGCCAACGTCAAACGTTTCGCGGCGCAGGTTGCTTCGTTTGTACGCGAGCATTCGATTGACCGGATTGCGATCAAGAAGCGCAGCAAGAAGGGTGAGTTTGCCGGTGGGCCGACCACGTTCAAGATCGAGGGTGTGTTTCAGTTGCTGGAGGGGTGTGAGGTGACGTTGTTGTCGCCGCAGACCATCAATGCGCAGGCCAAGAAGCACAGCTTTGAGCTGCCGGGGACGTTGAACAAGTATCAGCATGAGGCTTACAAGGTGGCGTGTTCGGCGTTGGTGAAGAAGTAAGCGTCCTGTCAGGCAACATAAAACCAATGTGGGAGCGGGCTTGCTCGCGAATGCGGTGGATCAGTCAACTCATGTTTCGACTGACACTCCGCATTCGCGAGCAAGCCCGCTCCCACATTGGGTTTTGGTGCGCCCATCAAGCCTGTACGGTACGCCGGTCTTCGCGAGGGCAGCGTGCGAACTTCGCCCGGTAGCTGCGGGTGAAATACGACGGAGATTCAAAGCCGCAGGCGATGCTGACTTCGAGCACACTCATATCGGTCTGGCGCAATAACTGCCGGGCCTTTTCCAATCGCAGACGCAGATAGAAATTGCTCGGCGTGTCGTTCAGGTGCAGCCGAAACAAGCGCTCCAGCTGTCGCCGCGTCACCTTGATCGATTCCGCCAGTTGCAGCGTAGTCAGCGGCGGCTCGCTGTGTTGCTCCATCTCGCCAATCACCTGCACCAGTTTCTTGTTGCTGATGCCGTAGCGCGTGGCGACTTCCATGCGCTGGTGATCCTTGCGCGGGCGAATCCGCCCCAATACAAACTGCTCGCTGACCTGAATCGCCAGTTGCGGGCCGTGGGCCTGGGCGATCAGGTCGAGCATCAAATCGATGGACGCCGTGCCGCCCGCCGAGGTGATGCGCCGCCGATCGATTTCGAACAGTTCCTGGGTGACGCTGAGCTGTGGATAAGATTCCTTGAACGCATCGATGGCCTCCCAGTGCAGGGTCAGGCGATGGCCGTCGAGCAGGCCGGCTTCGGCGAGGACGAAACTTCCGGTGTCGATGGCGCCGAGGGTCACGCCTTCGTTGTCCAGCCGGCGCAGCCAGTGCTCAAGGGTTGGCGTGGCGAACTTCAGCGGTTCGAACCCGGCCACCACCAGCAGCGTCGCGCCCTTCTTCAACGGCTCCAGCGCCGCGTCGGCATTGACCGACATGCCATTGCTCGCCAACACCGCCCCACCATCGGCGCTGAGCACGTGCCAGCGGTACAGCTCGCCGCGAAAGCGGTTGGCTACCCGCAGCGGTTCGATTGCGGAAATAAAACCGATGGCGGAAAACCCCGGCATCAGCAGAAAGTAGAAATCCTGGGACATGTGCGCACTCGGTTAGCGGGTAGCGTGGATCGTTGATACGCCGTTTGGCGGCGGCGTTCAAGCGCACAGGTCGCTACAGTGCAAATGCCAGTCGCCGCAGTGCGCTTTCACGGGGCCGTTGCTGCGTAACTTTGCATCACCGGCACGCCAGATGCCGGAACTCACAATAACGACCTGCCGAGGAACCCGACATGAAACGACTGATCAGCAGCTGCGTTCTTGCACTCAGCGGTACCGCTTTCTTGAGCGCCAGCGTCATGGCGGCCGAACCCGCGTCGTGCCAGAACGTGCGCATGGGCGTGGTCAACTGGACCGACGTGATCGCCACCAGTGCCATGACCCAAGTGCTGCTCGACGGCCTCGGCTACAGCACCAAACAAACCAGCGCCTCCCAGCAAATCATTTTCGCCGGGATCCGCGATCAGCGGCTGGACCTGTTCCTCGGCTACTGGAACCCGCTGATGACCCAGACCATCACCCCGTTCGTCGACGCCAATCAGGTCAAAGTCCTGCCGGCGCCAAGTCTGAAGGACGCCCGCGCCACCCTCGCCGTGCCAACCTATCTGGCGGACAAGGGCCTGAAAACCTTCGCCGACATTGCCAAGTTCGAGAAAGAACTGGGCGGCAAGATCTACGGGATCGAGCCGGGTTCGGGCGCCAACACGCAGATCAAGGCGATGATCGCCAAGAACCAGTTCGGCCTCGGCAAGTTCCAGCTGGTCGAGTCCAGCGAAGCCGGGATGCTTGCCGCCGTTGACCGCGCCGTGCGCCGCAAAGAGGCCGTGGTGTTCTTCGGCTGGGCGCCGCACCCGATGAACGTCAACGTCAAGATGACTTACCTCACTGGCAGCGAAGACGCCCTCGGCCCGAACGAAGGCATGGCCACGGTATGGACCGTCACCGCGCCGAAGTACGCCGAACAGTGCCCGAACATCGGCCGCCTGCTGAGCAATCTGACGTTCACCGCCGAAGACGAGAGCCGGATGATGCAACCGCTGCTCGACCACAAGGACGCCTTCGAGTCGGCCAAACAGTGGCTCAAGGATCACCCCGAAGACAAGCAGCGCTGGCTTGACGGTGTGACCACTTTCGACGGCAAACCGGCCGCTGAAAACCTGCAGCTGACCAGCAAATAAATCACCCCGAATCAACGCTTCGCAGCCCGAAAAGGGCTGCGGACAGACCCATCACGCCTGAAGGAAACCGCACCATGAACCACGACGTCATCATCACCTGCGCACTCACCGGTGCTGGCGACACGACCGCCAAGAGCCCGCATGTGCCGGTCACCCCGAAACAGATTGCAGCGGCTGCGGTAGAAGCGGCCAAGGCCGGCGCCACCGTTGTGCATTGCCATGTGCGTGACCCGCAGACCGGCAAGTTCAGCCGTGACGTGGCGTTGTACCGCGAAGTGATGGGACGCATCCGTGAGGCCGACGTCGACATCATCGTCAACCTCACCGCCGGCATGGGCGGCGACCTCGAAATCGGTGCCGGCGAGCGCCCGATGGAGTTCGGCCCGAACACCGACCTGGTCGGCCCGCTGACCCGTCTGGCCCACGTTGAAGAACTGCTGCCGGAAATCTGCACCCTCGATTGCGGCACGCTGAACTTCGGCGACGGCGACACCATTTACGTCTCGACCCCGGCGCAACTGCGCGCCGGCGCCAAGCGCATCACCGAGCTGGGGGTTAAGGCCGAGCTGGAGATTTTCGACACCGGCCATCTGTGGTTCGCCAAGCAGCTGATCAAGGAAGGCCTGCTCGACAACCCGCTGTTCCAGCTGTGCCTGGGCATCCCGTGGGGTGCGCCGGCCGACACCACCACTATGAAAGCCATGGTCGACAACCTGCCGGCCGATGCAGTGTGGGCCGGGTTCGGCATTGGCCGCATGCAGATGCCGATGGCCGCGCAAGCGGTGCTGCTCGGCGGCAACGTGCGGGTTGGTCTGGAAGACAACCTGTGGCTGGACAAGGGCGTGCTGGCCACCAACGGCCAACTGGTCGAACGCGCCAGCGAGATTCTTAGTCGCCTCGGCGCCCGCGTGCTGACCCCGGCTGAGGGCCGCAAGAAGATGGGCCTGACCCAGCGCGGCTAAATCTCACCTTTCTCCCCTGTGAACATAAGTTTTGTGGAGAGGGGATTTATCCCCGATGGGTGGCGAAGCCGCCCCAAAACCTGACAACCCGGAGCATCAGATAGACCGAGAGTGCTGGTTTTGCGACTGCTTCGCAGCCGATCGGGGCGGTGCGACGTTTCGCTAAATCCCCTCGCCACAAGACAGAGTTTCCACAGGGACCACCGAATTCTTTCAGGAAATCACCATGAGCTTTATCACCGACATCAAAACCTTCGCCGCCCTCGGCAGCGGTGTCATCGGCAGCGGCTGGGTCGCGCGCGCCCTCGCCCATGGCCTCGACGTGGTGGCCTGGGACCCGGCGCCCGGCGCTGAAGCCGCGCTGCGCAAACGCGTGGCGAATGCCTGGGGCGCGCTGGAGAAAAACGGTCTGGCGCCCGGCGCCTCGCAGGATCGCTTGCGCTTTGTCGCGACCATCGAGGAGTGCGTGCGCGAGGCGGATTTCATTCAGGAAAGCGCCCCGGAACGCCTCGAGCTGAAACTCGATCTGCACAGCAAAATCAGCGCAGCGGCCAAGCCCAATGCGTTGATTGGATCGAGCACTTCCGGCCTGTTGCCGAGCGAGTTCTACGAGAGCTCGACCCGCCCGGAACGCTGCGTGGTCGGTCACCCGTTCAACCCGGTTTACCTGTTGCCGCTGGTGGAAGTCGTCGGCGGCAAGAACACTGCGCCCGAGGCCGTGCAAGCGGCGATGAAAGTCTACGAATCCCTCGGCATGCGCCCGCTGCATGTGCGCAAGGAAGTGCCGGGATTCATCGCCGATCGTCTGCTCGAAGCGCTATGGCGTGAGGCGCTGCACCTGGTCAACGACGGCGTGGCGACCACGGGCGAGATCGACGATGCGATCCGTTTTGGCGCCGGGCTGCGCTGGTCGTTCATGGGCACGTTCCTGACCTATACGCTGGCCGGCGGTGACGCGGGGATGCGTCACTTCATGTCGCAGTTCGGCCCGGCGTTGCAGTTGCCTTGGACTTATCTGCCGGCACCGGAACTGACCGACAAGCTGATCGACGATGTCGTTGATGGCACCAGCGATCAGCTTGGCCGCCACAGCATTTCGGCGCTGGAGCGCTATCGTGATGACTGCCTGCTGGCGGTGCTGGAGGCGGTGAAGACCACCAAGGAAAAGCATGGAATGAGTTTCAGCGAGTGATGTGTCTGGCTTGAAACTGCTGCCCTCACCCTAACCCTCTCCCGGGGGGAGAGGGGACTGACCGAGGTGAATGGGCGAGTTACACCGACTTGAAATACCGAGCCGAACACAGGCTTTGAAAAGCCCCCGATCTGCTCCCTTCCCCCTCTCCCCTATGGGGAGAGGGCTGGGGTGAGGGGTGGCTTTTGATCTTGATGACCCTTCAACTGCCGGAACCAACATCATGCCCACTCTCACCACCTACCAAACCACCATAATCCCCGACTGGGTCGACTACAACGGCCATCTGCGCGACGCCTTCTATCTGCTGATTTTCAGCTACGCCACCGACGCCCTGATGGACCGTCTCGGCATGGACAGCAACAACCGCGAAGCCAGCGGTCACTCGCTGTTCACCCTCGAACTGCACCTCAATTATCTGCACGAAGTGAAGCTCGACGCCGAGGTCGAAGTGCGCACGCAGATCATCGGTCACGACAGCAAGCGCCTCCACCTCTATCACAGCCTGCACCTGGCCGGCGACGACAAAGAACTGGCCGGCAACGAACAGATGCTGCTGCATGTCGACCTCGCCGGCCCACGTTCCGCGCCGTTCACCCCGGACACCTTGAGCCACCTGCAAGCCATCGCCGCCGAGCAAGTCGATCTGCCCGCCCCGGCTTACATCGGCCGCGTCATCGCCCTGCCACCCGCCCGTTAATCCCTCCCACGCAAGGAGCCGCCATGCACACCGCTGCTGCTGTTGCCGATTTCCGTACTTATCCGTTGATCAGCGCGCTGAGCGGCGTGCAGAACCTGACGGATCGCGTATCGATTGACTGGGCCGATGGCCGCGTCAGTCCGTTCCACCATGCCTGGCTGCGAGATAACTGCCCGTGCCCGCAATGCGTCTACAACGTCACCCGCGAACAGGTATTCGAGATCGTCGATGCTGCGCCGGATCTCGTCCCCGCCAACGCGCACATCGACAGCGACGGCTGTCTGCAGATCGACTGGCAGGACGGCCATCGCAGTCGCTTCGATCCGGGCTGGCTGCGCGCGCACGCCTATGACGACGAGTCCCGCGCCGAACGTCTGGCGGCCAAACCCAAGGCTTACCTGTGGCGCAGCAATTTGCAGCTACCGGTATTCG comes from the Pseudomonas sp. RSB 5.4 genome and includes:
- a CDS encoding GlxA family transcriptional regulator — its product is MSQDFYFLLMPGFSAIGFISAIEPLRVANRFRGELYRWHVLSADGGAVLASNGMSVNADAALEPLKKGATLLVVAGFEPLKFATPTLEHWLRRLDNEGVTLGAIDTGSFVLAEAGLLDGHRLTLHWEAIDAFKESYPQLSVTQELFEIDRRRITSAGGTASIDLMLDLIAQAHGPQLAIQVSEQFVLGRIRPRKDHQRMEVATRYGISNKKLVQVIGEMEQHSEPPLTTLQLAESIKVTRRQLERLFRLHLNDTPSNFYLRLRLEKARQLLRQTDMSVLEVSIACGFESPSYFTRSYRAKFARCPREDRRTVQA
- a CDS encoding thioesterase family protein → MPTLTTYQTTIIPDWVDYNGHLRDAFYLLIFSYATDALMDRLGMDSNNREASGHSLFTLELHLNYLHEVKLDAEVEVRTQIIGHDSKRLHLYHSLHLAGDDKELAGNEQMLLHVDLAGPRSAPFTPDTLSHLQAIAAEQVDLPAPAYIGRVIALPPAR
- a CDS encoding DUF3010 family protein gives rise to the protein MNICGIEIKGSEAIIAVASLDGATLSHVALNTKKIALDDDDEAANVKRFAAQVASFVREHSIDRIAIKKRSKKGEFAGGPTTFKIEGVFQLLEGCEVTLLSPQTINAQAKKHSFELPGTLNKYQHEAYKVACSALVKK
- a CDS encoding L-carnitine dehydrogenase; this translates as MSFITDIKTFAALGSGVIGSGWVARALAHGLDVVAWDPAPGAEAALRKRVANAWGALEKNGLAPGASQDRLRFVATIEECVREADFIQESAPERLELKLDLHSKISAAAKPNALIGSSTSGLLPSEFYESSTRPERCVVGHPFNPVYLLPLVEVVGGKNTAPEAVQAAMKVYESLGMRPLHVRKEVPGFIADRLLEALWREALHLVNDGVATTGEIDDAIRFGAGLRWSFMGTFLTYTLAGGDAGMRHFMSQFGPALQLPWTYLPAPELTDKLIDDVVDGTSDQLGRHSISALERYRDDCLLAVLEAVKTTKEKHGMSFSE
- a CDS encoding 3-keto-5-aminohexanoate cleavage protein yields the protein MNHDVIITCALTGAGDTTAKSPHVPVTPKQIAAAAVEAAKAGATVVHCHVRDPQTGKFSRDVALYREVMGRIREADVDIIVNLTAGMGGDLEIGAGERPMEFGPNTDLVGPLTRLAHVEELLPEICTLDCGTLNFGDGDTIYVSTPAQLRAGAKRITELGVKAELEIFDTGHLWFAKQLIKEGLLDNPLFQLCLGIPWGAPADTTTMKAMVDNLPADAVWAGFGIGRMQMPMAAQAVLLGGNVRVGLEDNLWLDKGVLATNGQLVERASEILSRLGARVLTPAEGRKKMGLTQRG
- a CDS encoding helix-turn-helix domain-containing protein, whose protein sequence is MNRPADIQIIKDAEGNPAFVVIPYAQYVAQKIQPDLIPHEVVSRMVDGATPIRAWREHLKLTQEEAAKRLGISQPAFAQQETVAKPRKATREKIAAAFGITANQLEL
- a CDS encoding choline ABC transporter substrate-binding protein, giving the protein MKRLISSCVLALSGTAFLSASVMAAEPASCQNVRMGVVNWTDVIATSAMTQVLLDGLGYSTKQTSASQQIIFAGIRDQRLDLFLGYWNPLMTQTITPFVDANQVKVLPAPSLKDARATLAVPTYLADKGLKTFADIAKFEKELGGKIYGIEPGSGANTQIKAMIAKNQFGLGKFQLVESSEAGMLAAVDRAVRRKEAVVFFGWAPHPMNVNVKMTYLTGSEDALGPNEGMATVWTVTAPKYAEQCPNIGRLLSNLTFTAEDESRMMQPLLDHKDAFESAKQWLKDHPEDKQRWLDGVTTFDGKPAAENLQLTSK